In Microbacterium esteraromaticum, the following proteins share a genomic window:
- the alr gene encoding alanine racemase codes for MTSSLRARGWVEIDSAALAHNVRTIRAELGDAVEFCAVVKADAYGHGVDIVVPVLQAAGVKVLGVASNAEADRARRCGFPGRLIRVRPAAADEINEGVALGIEEWIGGPAHADVVRSVARRQRRPLAGHLSLNSTGLSRDGWDVGASGAADAVRRMFADESVDIVGVCTHFPREDAEDVRRGTAQFLLECSSVAPGTSSVTRHCATTYASLHVPESRLDMVRIGAGLYGDTSALDGALRPAMRVLSTVTAVNSYRRGSSVGYDRWHRLDHDATLALIPLGYADGFHRSLSGRGEVLVRGARARIVDRIAMNGFLVDVTHIPGVAPGDEVVLFGRSGAECITSDDVERSHGHIAADLYPSWGQLLPRVAVQPTG; via the coding sequence GTGACATCCTCGCTTCGGGCTCGCGGCTGGGTCGAGATCGACTCAGCCGCGCTCGCCCACAACGTGCGCACGATCCGCGCAGAGCTCGGCGACGCCGTCGAGTTCTGCGCGGTCGTGAAGGCCGACGCCTACGGGCATGGAGTCGACATCGTCGTCCCGGTGCTGCAGGCCGCAGGGGTGAAGGTCCTCGGTGTGGCCTCCAACGCGGAGGCCGACCGGGCTCGGCGCTGCGGCTTCCCGGGGCGACTCATACGAGTGCGCCCTGCGGCTGCCGACGAGATCAACGAAGGTGTGGCCCTCGGCATCGAGGAGTGGATCGGCGGGCCCGCTCACGCAGATGTCGTCCGCTCGGTCGCCCGTCGGCAGCGCCGGCCCCTGGCGGGCCATCTCTCGCTGAACTCGACGGGGCTGAGCCGTGACGGATGGGACGTCGGGGCGTCAGGCGCAGCGGATGCTGTCCGCAGGATGTTCGCTGACGAGTCGGTCGACATCGTGGGCGTGTGCACGCATTTCCCCCGTGAGGACGCGGAGGACGTTCGACGGGGGACGGCGCAGTTCCTGCTCGAATGCAGCAGCGTTGCCCCGGGGACGAGCAGTGTGACCCGCCATTGCGCGACCACGTATGCGAGCTTGCATGTGCCCGAGAGCCGTCTCGACATGGTGCGCATCGGCGCGGGGCTCTACGGCGACACATCCGCCCTCGACGGCGCCCTGCGCCCGGCGATGCGCGTGCTCTCCACCGTCACCGCGGTCAACTCCTACAGACGGGGAAGCTCCGTCGGGTACGACCGTTGGCACCGGCTCGACCACGACGCGACGCTGGCACTGATTCCTCTCGGATACGCGGATGGATTCCACCGGAGCCTCAGCGGCCGGGGTGAGGTCCTGGTCCGCGGGGCGCGTGCGCGGATCGTCGACCGCATCGCGATGAACGGCTTTCTCGTCGATGTCACCCACATCCCCGGGGTCGCGCCGGGCGACGAGGTCGTCCTCTTCGGCCGCAGCGGTGCGGAGTGCATCACCTCGGATGATGTCGAGCGCTCACACGGTCACATCGCCGCCGATCTCTATCCGAGCTGGGGGCAGCTGCTGCCGCGGGTCGCTGTGCAGCCCACCGGATAG
- a CDS encoding amino acid permease: MTPLPGEKTLPNALPQTTATQVPLRRLQRTMDARHLIMIALGGVIGSGLFLSSGYTISQAGPLGAIIAYLVGAAVVYLVMACLGELAIAYPVSGAFHIYAARSIGPATGFTTAWLYWLCWVVALGSEFTASGILMQRWFPAVPVWVWCLIFAAILFTLNAISARVFGEAEFWFSLVKVLAIVALIVLGAAAIFGFTPLSGEHPPALLLSNFDTGEGLFPNGFSGVIVTALAVFYAFSGSELIGVAAGETKDPAKNIPRALRSTVLRLLILFVGAIAVIAAIIPWQEAGLTSSPFVDVFQYVGVPFAPDIMNFVIITALLSAGNSGLFSCARMLFSLAEEGHAPQAFTKLTKRGVPLFALSVSILIGLVSLLTSVIAADTVYLVLVSIAGFAVVAVWMSIVASQFFHRRRFVREGGVVADLSYRTPWYPLLPILAFVVLLISVVAIAFDPNQVAALYFGVPFVGACYLYFWLRHGRKGKQQSPRIDRESAPAE, translated from the coding sequence ATGACGCCTCTTCCAGGGGAGAAGACTCTTCCCAACGCCCTACCGCAGACGACCGCCACCCAGGTGCCCCTCCGGCGTCTGCAGCGGACGATGGACGCCCGCCACCTGATCATGATCGCCCTCGGGGGAGTCATCGGCTCCGGACTCTTCCTGAGTTCGGGATACACGATCTCCCAGGCCGGGCCGCTCGGAGCGATCATCGCCTATCTCGTCGGCGCCGCCGTCGTCTACCTGGTGATGGCATGTCTCGGCGAGCTCGCCATCGCCTATCCCGTGTCGGGAGCGTTCCACATCTACGCGGCCCGTTCGATCGGCCCCGCGACGGGATTCACGACGGCGTGGCTCTACTGGCTCTGCTGGGTCGTCGCCCTCGGGTCGGAGTTCACTGCCTCAGGCATCCTCATGCAGCGCTGGTTCCCGGCCGTGCCGGTCTGGGTGTGGTGCCTGATCTTCGCCGCGATCCTCTTCACGCTGAACGCCATCTCGGCCCGCGTGTTCGGAGAGGCGGAGTTCTGGTTCTCGCTCGTCAAGGTGCTCGCCATCGTCGCGCTCATCGTTCTCGGCGCAGCGGCGATCTTCGGGTTCACGCCGCTGTCCGGCGAGCATCCGCCTGCTCTGCTGCTGAGCAACTTCGACACCGGTGAGGGACTGTTCCCCAACGGATTCAGCGGCGTCATCGTCACCGCGCTGGCGGTGTTCTACGCCTTCAGCGGGTCCGAGCTCATCGGCGTCGCCGCCGGTGAGACCAAGGATCCGGCCAAGAACATCCCGCGCGCGCTGCGCTCAACGGTGCTGCGACTGCTGATCCTGTTCGTCGGCGCGATCGCCGTCATCGCGGCGATCATCCCGTGGCAGGAGGCCGGCCTGACCAGCAGCCCGTTCGTGGACGTCTTCCAGTACGTCGGCGTGCCGTTCGCGCCCGACATCATGAACTTCGTCATCATCACCGCGCTGCTGTCCGCAGGCAACAGCGGGCTGTTCTCCTGCGCTCGGATGCTGTTCTCCCTCGCCGAGGAGGGGCACGCACCCCAGGCCTTCACAAAGCTCACGAAGCGCGGTGTGCCGCTGTTCGCCCTCTCGGTGAGCATCCTCATCGGCCTCGTCTCGCTGCTCACCAGTGTGATCGCCGCCGACACCGTGTACCTGGTGCTGGTGTCCATCGCAGGGTTCGCAGTGGTCGCGGTCTGGATGTCGATCGTGGCGTCGCAGTTCTTCCACCGTCGGCGGTTCGTGCGAGAGGGCGGTGTCGTCGCGGACCTGTCGTACCGCACCCCCTGGTACCCGCTCCTTCCCATCCTCGCGTTCGTGGTGCTGCTGATCTCGGTGGTGGCCATCGCCTTCGACCCGAACCAGGTCGCGGCGCTGTACTTCGGCGTCCCCTTCGTCGGCGCGTGCTACCTGTACTTCTGGCTGCGCCACGGTCGCAAGGGAAAGCAGCAGAGCCCGCGCATCGACCGAGAATCCGCACCCGCTGAGTGA
- a CDS encoding pyruvate, water dikinase regulatory protein, protein MAETTASDTTTTRAVRAAYFVSDSTGITAETLGNALLANFPGMVFLKHTIPFVDSVDVAVTIADQIAQDAANGLEPLVFTTAKNPAVLTVLTAVPATHIDLLSGHLSELAEALGTPPSEQLGQFHTLGDATEYFARMRAVEYAIEHDDGQSDRALDLADVIIVAPSRCGKTPTTMYLALQYGLLVANYPLTDDDFPTDDLPPLIKKYASRCFGLTTTPLRLSQVRHERRPDSRYSSLAQCTTELRRAEKLYARNGIPFLNSSTKSVEEMSAVILQALGLRR, encoded by the coding sequence ATGGCCGAGACGACCGCGAGCGACACGACCACGACGCGTGCTGTGCGCGCGGCGTACTTCGTGTCCGACAGCACGGGCATCACGGCTGAAACCCTCGGAAACGCCCTGCTGGCGAACTTCCCCGGCATGGTGTTCCTCAAGCACACGATCCCGTTCGTCGACTCGGTCGACGTCGCCGTGACGATCGCCGACCAGATCGCCCAGGATGCCGCGAACGGCCTCGAGCCCCTCGTCTTCACGACGGCGAAGAACCCCGCCGTCCTCACCGTTCTCACCGCCGTGCCCGCGACGCACATCGACCTGCTCAGCGGTCACCTCAGCGAACTCGCCGAGGCGCTCGGCACCCCGCCTTCCGAGCAGCTCGGCCAGTTCCACACCCTCGGTGACGCCACCGAGTACTTCGCCCGCATGCGCGCGGTCGAGTACGCGATCGAGCACGACGACGGGCAGAGCGACAGGGCGCTCGACCTCGCCGACGTGATCATCGTCGCGCCGAGCCGCTGCGGCAAGACTCCGACGACGATGTACCTCGCGCTGCAGTACGGCCTGCTGGTGGCGAACTATCCGCTCACCGACGACGACTTCCCCACCGACGACCTGCCGCCGCTCATCAAGAAGTACGCATCCCGCTGCTTCGGGCTGACGACGACGCCGCTGCGCCTCAGCCAGGTCCGCCACGAGCGTCGGCCGGACTCCCGCTACTCGAGCCTCGCACAGTGCACCACCGAGCTGCGCAGGGCCGAGAAGCTGTACGCCCGCAACGGCATCCCCTTTCTCAACTCCTCGACGAAGAGCGTCGAGGAGATGTCCGCAGTGATCCTGCAAGCCCTCGGCCTTCGCCGCTGA
- a CDS encoding aldehyde dehydrogenase family protein, which translates to MTPAVVAAEETLAVCNPYSGDLIAHVDQSGVEDVDAIMTRARLGATLSKELTRHTRHGILDRASRLLSARADEAADLIVREAGKTITQARKEVSRAVSTLSLSAEAARAADGEVIPFDAFEGSSRRRGWFTREPLGIILAITPYNDALNLVAHKLGPAIAGGNAVILKPSQLTPLTAGLLVEILTEAGLPDEIITTVHGDRTVTQALIAVRDIRMVSFTGGFATGDAIARTAGIKRLAMELGGNAPVLVFADADLDAAVEACVSGAFWAAGQNCVGAQRILVERSVYDAFRDRLVARTMLLRAGDPADPSTDVGPMITEAAARNAQRIVDDAVASGARVVAGHHREGSVYWPTVVENVDTTCALWSEEAFAPVVSLAPFDTEQDAITEANSVDYALHAGVFTSDLARALRVSEALEAGGVMINDSSDYRIDSMPFGGAKYGSMGREGVRFAYEEMTQPKVTCIAL; encoded by the coding sequence ATGACCCCCGCCGTCGTCGCCGCAGAAGAGACGCTCGCCGTCTGCAACCCCTATTCGGGCGACCTGATCGCGCATGTCGATCAGAGCGGAGTGGAAGACGTCGACGCCATCATGACCAGGGCCCGCCTGGGAGCGACGCTGTCGAAGGAGCTGACGCGGCACACCCGGCACGGGATCCTCGACCGCGCCTCGCGCCTGCTCAGCGCACGCGCGGATGAGGCAGCCGACCTCATCGTCCGCGAAGCGGGAAAGACGATCACCCAGGCCCGGAAGGAGGTGTCCAGAGCGGTCAGCACCCTGTCCCTCTCCGCCGAGGCAGCCCGTGCAGCAGATGGCGAGGTGATCCCGTTCGACGCGTTCGAAGGCTCCTCCCGGCGGCGCGGATGGTTCACTCGCGAGCCGCTCGGCATCATCCTCGCCATCACTCCCTACAACGACGCCCTCAACCTCGTCGCGCACAAGCTGGGCCCGGCGATCGCCGGCGGCAATGCGGTCATCCTGAAGCCGTCCCAGCTCACACCGCTGACGGCCGGTCTGCTCGTGGAGATCCTGACGGAAGCGGGCCTTCCCGACGAGATCATCACGACCGTCCACGGTGATCGGACAGTCACCCAGGCGCTCATCGCCGTCCGCGACATCCGCATGGTGTCCTTCACCGGCGGCTTCGCGACGGGCGACGCGATCGCCCGAACGGCGGGGATCAAGCGCCTGGCCATGGAGCTCGGCGGCAACGCCCCGGTCCTCGTGTTCGCGGATGCCGACCTGGATGCCGCCGTGGAAGCGTGCGTGTCGGGCGCCTTCTGGGCGGCGGGACAGAACTGCGTGGGCGCTCAGCGCATCCTCGTCGAGCGCTCTGTCTACGACGCGTTCCGCGACCGCCTCGTGGCGCGAACGATGCTCCTGCGCGCCGGCGACCCCGCCGATCCGTCCACCGACGTCGGTCCGATGATCACCGAAGCCGCGGCGCGGAACGCGCAGCGGATCGTCGACGATGCCGTCGCGTCCGGCGCGCGCGTCGTCGCCGGTCATCACCGTGAGGGTTCCGTGTACTGGCCGACAGTCGTCGAGAACGTCGACACCACATGCGCGTTGTGGAGTGAGGAGGCTTTCGCTCCCGTGGTGTCCCTGGCCCCCTTCGACACCGAGCAGGACGCCATCACGGAGGCGAACAGCGTCGACTATGCGCTGCACGCCGGCGTCTTCACCTCCGACCTCGCTCGAGCACTGCGTGTGTCCGAGGCGCTCGAGGCGGGAGGCGTCATGATCAACGACTCGTCGGACTACCGGATCGACAGCATGCCTTTCGGCGGCGCGAAGTACGGGAGCATGGGCCGCGAGGGCGTGCGCTTCGCATACGAGGAGATGACTCAGCCGAAGGTCACCTGCATCGCGCTGTGA
- a CDS encoding protein-L-isoaspartate carboxylmethyltransferase translates to MPYRDRTTVERWVNEYIVSHSADSLGVAVLDNNFESGPNSGMVVVTLRSASTITLLHPEIRRGMPTWVVTFEGRDASIDLDDADLRLLADDIARLAELRSFLQQKTDEVVLTH, encoded by the coding sequence ATGCCATATCGCGACCGGACCACAGTGGAGCGCTGGGTCAACGAGTACATCGTGTCGCACAGTGCTGACTCGCTGGGTGTCGCCGTGCTCGACAACAACTTCGAGTCCGGACCGAACTCGGGGATGGTCGTCGTGACCCTGCGGTCCGCCAGCACCATCACTCTGCTGCATCCGGAGATCCGTCGGGGCATGCCCACCTGGGTGGTGACGTTCGAAGGCCGTGACGCCTCGATCGACCTGGACGACGCCGACCTCCGCCTGCTCGCCGACGACATCGCACGCCTTGCAGAGCTCCGCTCGTTCCTTCAGCAGAAGACCGACGAGGTCGTGCTCACGCACTGA
- a CDS encoding aminotransferase class V-fold PLP-dependent enzyme encodes MTRPDRTEPLTLSDLSLAVHGGIELDSTQALRTPLVMANSYQLPDDPSEISWSATASGLYTRNSGVNQVALEKKLAAFDEAEDAVALASGVAALHAVFFTHVRAGDHVVVSDVVYEATWRLWTELLPHRYGLEATFVDISDLDAVRAAMRPTTRLVCIEAIANPTTKVADVAAVAEIAHTSGALLMVDSTFSPPPFYRPIRDGADLVVHSLTKYINGHGDAMGGSVAGRRELIEPIKADAMVDVGGIISPFNAWQIQRGTVTLPLRLRQHFGSAQRIAEMLSEDPRVEYIAYPGLDSHPDHDLAARQFGGAGYGGMMAFAVKGSPDTQNRFVANLRLITSGFSLGHDDSLIVHTGTEGGRVTTYPEPFRVHGHLRLSVGLEDTDDLLDDLAAALNETFPR; translated from the coding sequence GTGACACGCCCCGATCGCACGGAACCGCTCACCCTGTCCGACCTGAGCCTCGCAGTCCACGGAGGCATCGAGCTCGACTCGACTCAGGCGCTGCGCACACCGCTTGTGATGGCCAACTCGTACCAGCTGCCCGACGACCCCAGCGAGATCAGCTGGTCGGCGACGGCTTCGGGACTGTACACGCGCAATTCCGGCGTGAACCAGGTGGCTCTCGAGAAGAAGCTGGCAGCCTTCGACGAGGCGGAGGACGCCGTGGCGCTGGCATCCGGGGTGGCCGCTCTGCACGCCGTCTTCTTCACTCACGTGCGAGCGGGCGACCACGTCGTGGTCAGCGACGTCGTGTACGAGGCCACGTGGCGGCTGTGGACAGAGCTGCTGCCGCACCGGTACGGCCTCGAGGCCACGTTCGTCGACATCAGCGACCTCGACGCGGTTCGCGCGGCCATGCGACCGACCACGCGCCTGGTGTGCATAGAGGCGATCGCGAACCCCACGACCAAGGTCGCCGATGTGGCGGCGGTCGCCGAGATCGCACATACGTCGGGCGCGCTGCTGATGGTCGATTCCACGTTCTCGCCACCTCCGTTCTACCGTCCGATCCGTGACGGAGCCGACCTCGTCGTCCACTCGCTCACGAAGTACATCAACGGTCACGGTGACGCGATGGGAGGATCGGTGGCCGGAAGGCGCGAACTCATCGAACCGATCAAGGCCGATGCCATGGTGGACGTGGGCGGCATCATCTCGCCTTTCAACGCCTGGCAGATCCAGAGAGGCACCGTCACTCTTCCGCTTCGCCTGCGCCAGCATTTCGGGTCGGCCCAGCGCATCGCCGAGATGCTGAGCGAGGATCCGCGTGTCGAGTACATCGCCTATCCGGGCTTGGACTCGCACCCTGACCATGACCTCGCAGCGCGCCAGTTCGGCGGTGCCGGGTACGGCGGGATGATGGCCTTCGCCGTGAAAGGCAGCCCCGACACACAGAATCGATTCGTCGCGAACCTGCGCCTCATCACGTCCGGGTTCTCACTCGGGCACGATGACTCCCTCATCGTGCACACGGGAACAGAAGGCGGCCGTGTGACGACGTACCCTGAGCCATTCCGCGTCCATGGCCACCTGCGGCTGTCCGTCGGCCTGGAGGACACCGATGATCTTCTCGATGACCTCGCTGCCGCGCTGAACGAGACCTTCCCCCGCTGA
- a CDS encoding Lrp/AsnC family transcriptional regulator: MQRSPLDQTDRTILSALTEDARVPLVALAARVHLSRNAVKQRIERMERQGVIAGYTVVPGRAGAARVAATVLVYRSDRMRGGGVIAEIARIPEVKRCDVMSGEFDLLVSLDADSMERIGEIWEILAALPGVENTVTSVTLTRVVDR; the protein is encoded by the coding sequence ATGCAACGTTCGCCGCTGGACCAGACCGATCGCACGATCCTGAGCGCGCTGACCGAGGATGCGCGGGTGCCTCTGGTGGCGTTGGCGGCCCGCGTGCACCTCTCGCGGAACGCCGTCAAGCAGAGAATCGAACGGATGGAGCGTCAGGGCGTGATCGCCGGCTACACCGTCGTGCCGGGTCGTGCGGGCGCAGCCCGAGTCGCGGCGACGGTGCTGGTCTACCGCAGCGACCGGATGCGGGGCGGCGGCGTCATCGCCGAGATCGCGCGGATCCCCGAGGTCAAGCGGTGCGACGTCATGTCGGGGGAGTTCGACCTCCTCGTCTCGCTGGACGCGGACTCCATGGAGCGCATCGGCGAGATCTGGGAGATCCTGGCGGCTCTCCCCGGCGTAGAGAACACGGTCACGTCGGTGACGCTGACCAGGGTGGTGGATCGCTGA
- a CDS encoding peptide ABC transporter permease: MTIAEHPAGRLFVPGATAQAAPAAPVATAIPRAVTWSKVDTGFHVASRAGEYVGSVDTTPDGHFVAFDGTSAPIGRYAELSEAKSAVLAWKPERTRIRDRRLSETVAPIAASAGLVAAATAALGALLSVVPV; the protein is encoded by the coding sequence ATGACCATCGCAGAGCACCCCGCAGGCCGGCTCTTCGTGCCGGGGGCCACCGCGCAGGCGGCACCCGCCGCTCCTGTCGCGACGGCCATCCCGCGGGCGGTCACGTGGAGCAAGGTCGACACCGGCTTCCACGTCGCATCACGGGCGGGGGAGTACGTGGGCTCGGTCGACACGACGCCTGACGGGCACTTCGTCGCGTTCGACGGCACGAGCGCACCGATCGGCCGCTACGCCGAGCTGTCCGAAGCGAAGTCGGCCGTGCTCGCATGGAAGCCCGAGCGCACGCGCATCCGCGACCGACGTCTCTCCGAGACCGTCGCGCCCATCGCGGCGTCCGCCGGTCTGGTCGCCGCGGCGACCGCAGCGCTGGGCGCGCTGCTCAGCGTCGTTCCCGTCTGA
- a CDS encoding homoserine dehydrogenase encodes MTHHDLALIGFGGVNRALAEIIRDRGADLDDELGFGLRVVAITDLRLGSLMQADGIDLDAVFAMTGDDSFASMPGGHAEPRNDYVIRNSTADIVVEATFTNPIDGEPAVSHVRAALESGKSVTTTNKGPVAIGGVELNRIAADNSVFFEYEGSVMSGTPVLRFASTTLKGLQITRIEGILNGTSNFVLGEMESGKSLEAAVAEAQALGYAEADPTADIEGSDVQLKVAILANEVLGAHITTADVARTGISRISAGDIIAAGAAGERWKLIGSVETNASGAVTASVEPRSLPADHPLAGISGATNAVSFTTDLLGTVTVSGPGAGRMETAYALLSDIIAIDERQRSFAGAGR; translated from the coding sequence GTGACCCACCACGACCTGGCCCTCATCGGCTTCGGGGGCGTCAACCGCGCGCTCGCCGAGATCATCCGCGACCGCGGTGCGGACCTGGACGACGAACTCGGCTTCGGCCTTCGTGTCGTGGCGATCACCGACCTGCGCCTCGGCTCGCTCATGCAGGCCGACGGCATCGACCTCGACGCCGTGTTCGCCATGACCGGGGACGACTCGTTCGCCTCCATGCCCGGAGGTCATGCAGAACCGCGCAACGACTACGTGATCCGGAACAGCACCGCCGACATCGTCGTGGAAGCGACATTCACCAACCCTATCGACGGTGAACCCGCCGTCTCGCACGTGCGCGCAGCGCTCGAGAGCGGCAAGAGCGTCACCACGACCAACAAGGGTCCGGTCGCCATCGGCGGCGTCGAGCTGAATCGCATAGCCGCAGACAACAGCGTCTTCTTCGAATACGAGGGCTCGGTGATGAGCGGCACCCCGGTGCTGCGCTTCGCATCCACGACCCTCAAGGGCCTGCAGATCACGCGCATCGAAGGCATCCTCAACGGCACGAGCAATTTCGTGCTGGGCGAGATGGAGTCCGGCAAGAGTCTCGAGGCGGCGGTCGCCGAGGCCCAGGCGCTGGGCTATGCAGAGGCCGACCCGACGGCGGACATCGAAGGCTCCGACGTGCAGCTCAAAGTTGCGATCCTCGCCAATGAGGTGCTCGGAGCACACATCACGACCGCAGATGTCGCCCGCACCGGCATCAGCCGGATCAGCGCCGGCGACATCATCGCAGCGGGAGCCGCAGGTGAGCGGTGGAAGCTGATCGGATCGGTGGAGACCAACGCCTCGGGCGCGGTGACGGCATCCGTCGAGCCGCGGTCGCTGCCGGCCGACCACCCGCTCGCGGGCATCTCGGGAGCGACCAACGCCGTGTCGTTCACCACGGACCTGCTCGGCACGGTGACGGTCTCCGGCCCTGGCGCGGGTCGGATGGAGACCGCCTACGCACTGCTGTCGGACATCATCGCGATCGACGAGCGGCAGCGCTCCTTCGCGGGGGCGGGACGATGA
- the ppsA gene encoding phosphoenolpyruvate synthase: MTNILWFDSIGMTDLPQVGGKNASLGEMISNLSDLGVRVPGGFATTADAYRRFLEHDGLRDRIREAIASLDTDDVSRLALVGTEIRGWVTEHPLPDDLERDIRDAYDQLVANDADPEGVTWAVRSSATAEDLPDASFAGQQETFLNVGGIDNVLAAIRSVYASLYNDRAIAYRAHQGFDHDEVALSAGVQRMVRSDIGASGVMFTVDTESGFDEAVFVTSSYGLGEAVVQGAVNPDEFYVSKPALRAGRPAILKRSVGEKAIAMRYTDSKEAGASTAFVDVPAADRRLFSITDGDLTELARHALVIEAHYGRPMDIEWGKDGVDGQLYILQARPETVVSRESANVMRRFRLQQKGEVAVEGRAIGQRIGAGPVRILRDATQMSEFQTGDVLVADMTDPDWEPIMKRASAIITNRGGRTCHAAIIARELGIPAVVGTGDATRVLTDGQPVTVSCAEGDTGVVYEGILPFAEEETALDSMPEAPVKIMMNVGTPDQAFSFSRLPHRGVGLARLEFIINRQIGIHPRALLEHDSLPDDLRRQVDARIAAYPSAREYFVQRVIEGVSMLAAAFAPEPVIVRMSDFKSNEYANLIGGERYEPHEENPMIGYRGASRYISPDFRECFEMECEALRFVRDEMGFTNVQVMVPFVRTVAEGAAVVELLAQNGLRRGENDLKVVMMCEVPTNALLADEYLEHFDGFSIGSNDMTQLTLGLDRDSALVAETFDERDPAVLKLLSMAIEACRRHGKYVGICGQGPSDHPELAEWLVEQGIESVSLNPDTVIETWLRLSRAQPASV, from the coding sequence GTGACCAACATCCTCTGGTTCGATTCGATCGGAATGACCGACCTTCCCCAGGTCGGCGGCAAGAACGCCTCGCTCGGCGAGATGATCTCGAATCTCTCCGACCTCGGCGTGCGGGTGCCAGGCGGCTTCGCCACGACGGCGGATGCCTACCGCCGCTTCCTCGAGCACGACGGGCTGCGCGATCGCATCCGCGAGGCGATCGCCTCGCTCGACACCGATGACGTCTCGCGTCTCGCCCTCGTCGGCACAGAGATCCGCGGCTGGGTCACCGAGCATCCGCTGCCTGACGACCTCGAGCGCGATATCCGCGACGCCTATGATCAGCTCGTCGCGAACGACGCCGACCCCGAGGGGGTCACGTGGGCGGTGCGGTCGTCGGCGACGGCCGAAGACCTTCCGGATGCCTCGTTCGCCGGTCAGCAGGAGACATTTCTCAACGTGGGCGGGATCGACAACGTGCTCGCGGCGATCCGCAGCGTGTACGCATCGCTCTACAACGACCGTGCGATCGCCTACCGCGCGCACCAGGGATTCGACCACGACGAGGTCGCGCTCTCGGCGGGCGTGCAGCGCATGGTTCGTTCCGACATCGGCGCCTCGGGCGTGATGTTCACGGTCGACACCGAGTCGGGCTTCGACGAGGCCGTGTTCGTCACCAGCTCCTACGGGCTGGGCGAGGCCGTCGTGCAGGGCGCGGTGAATCCCGACGAGTTCTACGTCTCAAAGCCGGCGCTGCGCGCCGGCCGCCCCGCGATCCTCAAACGCTCGGTCGGCGAGAAGGCGATCGCGATGCGCTACACCGACAGCAAGGAGGCCGGCGCCAGCACCGCGTTCGTCGACGTGCCCGCGGCCGACCGCCGCCTGTTCTCGATCACCGACGGCGACCTCACCGAGCTCGCGCGCCATGCGCTGGTCATCGAGGCGCACTACGGCCGCCCGATGGACATCGAGTGGGGCAAGGACGGCGTCGACGGGCAGCTGTACATCCTTCAGGCGCGGCCCGAGACGGTCGTCTCGCGGGAGTCGGCGAATGTCATGCGACGGTTCCGGCTGCAGCAGAAGGGCGAGGTCGCGGTCGAGGGGCGCGCGATCGGCCAGCGCATCGGCGCGGGCCCGGTGCGCATCCTCCGTGACGCCACGCAGATGAGCGAGTTCCAGACCGGCGATGTGCTCGTCGCCGACATGACCGATCCCGACTGGGAGCCGATCATGAAGCGCGCGTCGGCCATCATCACCAACCGCGGCGGCCGCACCTGCCACGCGGCGATCATCGCCCGCGAGCTCGGCATCCCCGCGGTCGTCGGCACCGGCGACGCGACCAGGGTGCTGACCGACGGGCAGCCGGTGACGGTCTCGTGCGCCGAAGGCGACACGGGCGTCGTCTACGAGGGCATCCTCCCGTTCGCCGAAGAGGAGACGGCCCTCGACAGCATGCCCGAGGCGCCGGTCAAGATCATGATGAACGTCGGCACCCCAGACCAGGCCTTCTCGTTCTCGCGCCTGCCGCACCGCGGCGTCGGCCTCGCGCGGCTCGAGTTCATCATCAACCGCCAGATCGGCATCCACCCCCGCGCTCTGCTCGAGCACGACTCCCTGCCCGACGACCTCCGCCGGCAGGTGGATGCCCGAATCGCCGCCTACCCGTCGGCACGCGAGTACTTCGTGCAGCGGGTCATCGAGGGCGTCTCGATGCTGGCAGCGGCCTTCGCTCCCGAACCCGTCATCGTGCGCATGAGCGACTTCAAGTCGAACGAGTACGCCAACCTCATCGGCGGCGAGCGCTACGAGCCGCACGAGGAGAACCCGATGATCGGCTACCGCGGAGCGTCGCGGTACATCTCGCCCGACTTCCGCGAGTGCTTCGAGATGGAGTGCGAGGCGCTGAGGTTCGTGCGCGATGAGATGGGCTTCACCAACGTGCAGGTGATGGTGCCTTTCGTGCGCACGGTCGCCGAGGGAGCGGCTGTCGTCGAGCTGCTCGCTCAGAACGGCCTGCGTCGCGGTGAGAACGACCTGAAGGTCGTGATGATGTGCGAGGTGCCCACGAACGCGCTGCTGGCCGACGAGTACCTCGAGCACTTCGATGGGTTCTCGATCGGCTCGAACGACATGACGCAGCTGACCCTCGGCCTCGACCGTGACAGCGCCCTCGTCGCCGAGACGTTCGATGAGCGCGATCCGGCGGTGCTCAAGCTGCTCTCGATGGCGATCGAGGCGTGCCGCCGGCACGGCAAGTACGTCGGCATCTGCGGCCAGGGGCCGAGCGATCACCCCGAGCTCGCGGAGTGGCTGGTCGAGCAGGGAATCGAGTCGGTGTCGCTCAACCCCGACACGGTGATCGAGACCTGGCTGCGACTCTCCCGGGCCCAGCCGGCGAGCGTGTGA